The Planococcus liqunii genome includes a region encoding these proteins:
- a CDS encoding maltose acetyltransferase domain-containing protein codes for MKSEKEKMLKGELYDAADPELQKERLHARRLTRLFNQSLEADMNRRTALLKELFGSTGEVLVVEPAFRCDYGYNIHVGENFYANFDCVFLDVNEIRIGANCMLGPGVHIYTATHPLNAKERIAGPEAGRPVRIGDNVWIGGRAVINPGITIGDNAVIASGAVVNKDVPANAFVGGNPIRTIKQLEE; via the coding sequence ATGAAAAGCGAGAAAGAGAAGATGCTGAAAGGTGAACTTTACGACGCGGCGGATCCGGAACTGCAGAAGGAACGGCTGCATGCGCGGCGCCTGACCCGGTTGTTCAACCAGTCGCTCGAAGCAGACATGAACCGGCGAACCGCCCTGTTGAAAGAACTGTTCGGCTCGACAGGGGAGGTTTTGGTGGTCGAACCGGCATTCCGCTGTGATTACGGCTATAACATCCATGTCGGTGAAAACTTCTATGCCAATTTTGACTGCGTTTTTCTGGACGTCAACGAAATCCGGATCGGTGCAAACTGCATGTTGGGGCCGGGCGTCCACATCTACACGGCGACGCATCCTTTGAATGCCAAAGAACGGATTGCCGGACCGGAAGCCGGGAGACCTGTCCGAATCGGAGACAATGTCTGGATCGGCGGGCGTGCGGTCATCAATCCGGGCATCACCATCGGCGACAACGCAGTCATCGCTTCCGGTGCAGTCGTCAACAAAGACGTTCCAGCCAATGCCTTCGTCGGCGGCAATCCGATCAGAACCATCAAGCAGTTGGAAGAATAA
- a CDS encoding MmgE/PrpD family protein, with the protein MMETKTLVQNVIKTKMDGIPEEVKLHGKRSLFNWMGVAIGASHHPSVDMVLGLKEDINSAEQVSIFGRTEKVDLLLGSLINGMSSHIFDYDDTHLDTIHHPSGPVAPVVLALAEKFNLTGEQVLHAFILGCEAELRIANAVYPSHYHLGYHITSSTGVFGAAVAAGILLELDEEQMTWALGIAGTQSFGLREMFGTMTKPFHPGKAAQNGLMAALLAKKNFTSSTEVLEAKRGFANVLAPEHDLSKVNVNWGSQWELLKNAFKPYACGIVLHPSIDACIALGKQVKAEDVERIELTVNLYVLELTGKPTPPTGLAGKFSIYHTGAVAFLEGDAAEAQYADSKVTDPAVVEFRSKISPKVDASVKEEEVYATAFLKDGSTVEHVVKHATGSIENPMTDEDLARKFNNLTHPIIGAEQANKLRTAMYTIDEKRDLGELIQLTKAYSEKVIN; encoded by the coding sequence ATGATGGAAACAAAAACATTGGTGCAAAACGTAATTAAGACAAAAATGGACGGCATTCCGGAAGAAGTAAAGCTCCACGGCAAACGAAGTTTGTTCAACTGGATGGGGGTCGCCATCGGCGCATCACACCATCCATCGGTCGATATGGTGCTTGGGCTGAAAGAAGACATCAACTCCGCGGAACAAGTGTCGATTTTCGGCCGTACGGAAAAAGTGGATCTGTTGCTCGGCAGTTTGATCAACGGCATGTCTTCGCATATTTTCGATTATGACGATACGCATCTCGACACGATCCACCATCCAAGCGGTCCGGTTGCGCCGGTCGTATTGGCGCTCGCTGAGAAATTCAATTTGACTGGTGAGCAGGTGCTGCATGCATTCATCCTCGGCTGTGAAGCGGAGCTGCGCATAGCAAATGCCGTCTATCCAAGCCATTACCACCTCGGCTACCACATCACGAGTTCGACAGGAGTGTTCGGAGCGGCTGTCGCAGCGGGCATCTTGCTTGAACTCGACGAGGAGCAGATGACATGGGCGCTCGGCATCGCCGGCACGCAGTCGTTTGGCCTCCGTGAAATGTTCGGCACGATGACGAAGCCGTTCCATCCGGGGAAAGCGGCGCAGAACGGCCTGATGGCGGCACTGCTTGCCAAAAAGAATTTCACCAGTTCCACCGAAGTATTGGAAGCAAAGCGTGGATTTGCCAATGTACTGGCACCTGAACACGATTTGTCAAAAGTGAACGTCAATTGGGGCAGCCAGTGGGAATTGCTGAAGAATGCATTCAAACCCTACGCTTGCGGCATAGTTCTGCACCCGTCAATCGATGCGTGCATCGCACTCGGCAAGCAGGTGAAGGCAGAAGACGTGGAGCGCATTGAACTGACGGTGAATCTATATGTCCTGGAATTGACCGGCAAACCGACGCCGCCGACCGGCCTTGCGGGCAAATTCAGCATTTACCATACAGGCGCTGTCGCGTTCTTGGAAGGCGATGCCGCTGAGGCGCAGTACGCAGACAGCAAAGTCACCGACCCGGCAGTTGTTGAATTCCGCTCGAAAATTTCACCGAAAGTCGACGCCAGCGTCAAGGAAGAAGAAGTCTATGCCACGGCATTCCTGAAAGACGGAAGCACAGTCGAGCATGTCGTGAAACACGCGACCGGGTCCATCGAAAATCCGATGACCGATGAAGACTTGGCCCGGAAATTCAATAACCTGACCCACCCAATTATCGGTGCGGAACAGGCGAACAAACTGCGGACAGCAATGTATACGATTGACGAAAAGAGAGATTTAGGTGAATTGATCCAATTGACAAAAGCCTATTCAGAAAAAGTGATCAACTAA
- a CDS encoding GntR family transcriptional regulator — protein sequence MIPITEVKKNSVYEYLYNAIRTGDIKAGQTLTERDLADKIGVSRTPVREAIRKLEEQGLVTHVPHKGVKVVTLTVEKVKQLYEVRELLEGLAARTLSQIQTPEIMEELEGYVARAEKEAVANNIKELSEINSEFHLTLARLSENFYLEAIMTMLQTQISLMMATSLSHSGRPLENIEEHKMMIGAIQSGDGDFAESTARFHVRKAKENALKKIAEGGNG from the coding sequence ATGATTCCCATTACTGAAGTAAAGAAGAACTCTGTCTATGAGTATTTATACAACGCCATCCGCACAGGGGATATAAAAGCAGGGCAGACGCTGACGGAAAGAGATCTGGCCGATAAAATCGGCGTCAGCCGGACACCGGTCCGGGAAGCCATCCGGAAGCTGGAAGAACAGGGGCTTGTGACGCATGTGCCGCATAAAGGCGTAAAGGTCGTCACGCTGACGGTCGAAAAAGTAAAGCAGCTGTATGAAGTGAGGGAGCTGCTTGAAGGATTGGCGGCACGGACGCTTTCGCAAATCCAGACGCCTGAAATCATGGAAGAATTGGAAGGCTACGTTGCGCGAGCGGAAAAAGAAGCGGTCGCAAACAACATCAAGGAGTTGTCTGAGATCAATTCGGAATTTCACCTGACGCTGGCGCGGCTCTCCGAGAACTTCTATTTGGAAGCGATCATGACGATGCTGCAGACGCAAATCAGCCTGATGATGGCGACATCGCTGTCGCACTCGGGGCGTCCGCTTGAGAATATCGAAGAACACAAAATGATGATTGGCGCAATCCAATCGGGGGATGGGGATTTTGCAGAAAGCACGGCGAGGTTCCATGTGCGGAAAGCAAAAGAAAATGCGCTTAAAAAAATAGCAGAGGGTGGAAATGGATGA
- a CDS encoding glycerate kinase: MKIIIAPDSFKGSLSAVEAAAAIGKGVNKAFSEAETVLLPIGDGGEGTMETLVAATGGKLKTVSVTGPLGNKIEAAYGVLGDGKTCVIEMAAASGLHLVPDAKLAPLKTTTFGTGELIREALDDGFSSFIVGLGGSATNDGGAGMLQALGLRICNNGGEEIGPGGGELEKVSGLDFTNFDERISRSRFVIASDVENPLIGPNGASHIFGPQKGASPEDVELLDRSLTNWADRILEATGMELHNRPGAGAAGGIGGAFQAFFPAELKRGIDVVLDYTGLDGHLQEADLVITGEGKVDRQTAFGKTALGVAQRAKRSNVPTIILAGSVGKGIDVLHEHGVVSIHSIINSPMALQEAMQNAAELLEDSTEQIVRTYFHRYTM, from the coding sequence ATGAAAATCATCATTGCACCGGATTCGTTTAAAGGAAGTTTAAGTGCCGTCGAGGCAGCGGCGGCAATCGGCAAAGGAGTCAACAAAGCTTTTTCGGAGGCAGAAACCGTACTGCTTCCAATCGGTGACGGCGGCGAAGGAACGATGGAAACCTTAGTGGCGGCGACCGGCGGAAAATTGAAAACCGTGAGCGTAACCGGGCCGCTCGGCAATAAAATCGAGGCGGCTTATGGCGTATTGGGGGATGGAAAAACCTGCGTCATTGAAATGGCGGCAGCATCCGGACTGCACTTGGTGCCGGATGCCAAACTCGCTCCGCTGAAAACCACGACATTCGGCACCGGCGAATTGATCCGCGAGGCGCTCGATGATGGCTTTTCCTCATTCATCGTCGGGCTTGGCGGTTCGGCAACCAACGATGGAGGCGCCGGCATGCTTCAAGCCTTGGGTTTGCGGATCTGCAATAACGGCGGCGAGGAAATCGGTCCGGGAGGCGGCGAATTGGAGAAAGTCAGCGGGCTGGACTTCACAAATTTTGATGAACGGATCAGCCGGAGCCGTTTCGTCATTGCTTCGGATGTGGAAAACCCGCTGATTGGGCCAAACGGAGCTTCCCATATTTTCGGACCCCAAAAAGGCGCTTCGCCGGAAGACGTGGAATTGTTGGACCGGAGCCTGACGAACTGGGCAGACCGGATTTTAGAAGCAACCGGCATGGAACTGCATAACCGGCCAGGTGCAGGGGCAGCGGGGGGAATCGGCGGCGCTTTTCAAGCTTTTTTCCCGGCTGAATTGAAACGCGGCATCGATGTGGTCCTGGATTATACCGGACTCGACGGTCATTTGCAGGAAGCCGATCTGGTCATAACGGGTGAAGGAAAAGTGGACCGTCAGACGGCATTCGGAAAAACAGCTCTCGGGGTCGCGCAACGGGCGAAACGCAGCAATGTACCGACCATTATTCTCGCGGGCTCGGTCGGAAAAGGCATCGATGTCCTGCACGAACACGGTGTTGTCAGCATTCATAGCATTATCAATTCGCCCATGGCGCTCCAGGAAGCGATGCAAAACGCGGCGGAGTTGCTGGAAGACAGTACCGAACAAATTGTCCGCACTTATTTCCACCGATACACAATGTAA
- a CDS encoding SRPBCC family protein translates to MDNENRSIYIDADPETVWHALTNEDNFSAWYAPGSVWRIPELEAGCKALFTLMPSEHNQLEEGEHVDMSFTITEVVPYSRFSYTADEDELHFIFDVRPENTGSRVTVNMDGFELSLENLKAFAEGRELPNM, encoded by the coding sequence ATGGACAACGAAAATCGTTCGATTTATATTGACGCCGATCCTGAAACGGTCTGGCACGCACTGACCAATGAAGACAATTTTTCTGCCTGGTATGCACCGGGTTCGGTATGGCGGATTCCGGAGCTGGAAGCCGGCTGCAAAGCGCTCTTTACTTTGATGCCAAGTGAACACAATCAGCTCGAAGAAGGTGAACATGTCGACATGAGTTTTACGATTACGGAAGTTGTGCCATACAGCCGTTTTTCCTATACGGCTGATGAAGACGAGCTTCACTTTATTTTTGATGTGCGCCCGGAAAACACCGGCAGCCGGGTAACGGTCAACATGGACGGTTTTGAATTGAGCCTCGAAAACTTGAAGGCTTTTGCAGAAGGCCGGGAACTTCCCAATATGTAA
- a CDS encoding potassium channel family protein — protein sequence MKKQVVVIGLGRFGTSVCKELYRLGHEVLAIDTNVDRVDYLRDYSSHAVVANATDESELKSLGVRNFDHAIVAIGDNLQASVLCTLMLKEIGIAKVWVKARDLQHQKILEKVGADKVIQPENEMGIRVAQHMHSDKIIDYIDLSNEYSIIELVASAKVADKTLNQLNIREKYKCIVLAIKRKEEVDIAPLPNDQIQLGDILIVMGHKNDLKRLEDRGI from the coding sequence GTGAAAAAACAAGTAGTGGTAATTGGACTGGGCCGATTCGGCACCAGTGTATGCAAAGAGCTTTACCGGCTAGGCCATGAAGTGCTGGCCATTGACACCAACGTCGACCGGGTGGACTATTTGCGGGATTATTCTTCCCATGCCGTTGTGGCCAACGCGACCGACGAAAGCGAATTGAAATCGCTCGGCGTCCGGAATTTTGACCACGCCATCGTGGCGATTGGAGACAACCTGCAGGCGAGTGTGCTGTGTACGCTGATGCTGAAAGAAATCGGCATCGCGAAAGTCTGGGTTAAAGCCCGGGACCTGCAGCACCAGAAGATTTTGGAGAAAGTGGGCGCGGATAAAGTGATTCAGCCTGAAAATGAAATGGGCATCCGTGTTGCGCAGCATATGCATTCCGATAAAATCATTGATTATATCGATTTGTCCAATGAATACAGCATCATTGAATTGGTGGCATCCGCGAAAGTAGCGGATAAAACCTTGAATCAGTTGAACATCCGCGAAAAATACAAATGTATCGTGCTGGCGATCAAGCGTAAAGAAGAAGTGGACATCGCGCCGCTTCCGAACGACCAGATCCAGCTCGGCGACATTCTCATCGTCATGGGTCATAAAAATGACCTAAAACGGCTGGAAGACCGCGGCATCTGA
- a CDS encoding NUDIX hydrolase, with amino-acid sequence MKTMKFGEQTEGMEYPIRKGVYAVIFNEQKDQLAVVQLTRGPVFLPGGGLEENESPEECLRREMLEETGHELVVGPYIGHAQQVYRSSQNGPVINDGSFYLAAIGEKVQEPIEEDHHLKWLSVREAKERLFHEHHQWAVEEGLKSSGSN; translated from the coding sequence ATGAAGACAATGAAATTTGGAGAACAAACAGAAGGCATGGAATACCCCATCAGAAAAGGTGTTTATGCGGTCATTTTCAATGAACAAAAAGACCAGCTTGCCGTCGTGCAGTTGACGCGCGGACCGGTTTTCCTGCCGGGCGGCGGCCTGGAAGAAAACGAATCTCCCGAAGAATGCCTGAGACGGGAAATGCTCGAAGAAACCGGCCATGAACTGGTTGTCGGACCGTATATCGGGCATGCGCAGCAAGTTTACCGGTCCAGCCAGAACGGCCCCGTCATAAACGACGGCTCTTTCTACCTTGCCGCAATCGGTGAAAAAGTACAGGAGCCGATCGAAGAAGACCATCACTTGAAATGGCTGTCGGTCCGCGAGGCCAAAGAACGCCTTTTCCATGAACACCATCAATGGGCGGTGGAGGAAGGGCTGAAAAGCAGCGGTTCAAATTAA
- the selA gene encoding L-seryl-tRNA(Sec) selenium transferase: MKQYLRQLPPVHELQKDKRFTEFLNEFRLTAEQATRFIQQELRDLREEVLSGQLAFAPSAENFTNVIFGNASQKARKWNDDRLMRVINATGTVLHTNLGRSRLSERAVAHVTKAARNYSNLEYQIDEGKRGSRHDIIEDLLREVTGAEAAMVVNNNAAAVFLVLSALAKNKEVVVSRGQLVEIGGSFRISSIMEESGARLVEVGTTNKTHLADYETALTEETAMMMKVHTSNFLITGFTETVETAALAELKRRYAGIVFYEDLGSGALYDFKKYGIGDEPLVQEVIASGVDLVSFSGDKLLGGPQAGIIAGKKELIDRLKKHQLARVLRVDKLTFAALEETLKTYVIGEAAAMELPTVRDVIRTPEEIRLQAEAFIAEMEAKTSAYRLYLKESTSQVGGGTMPGVELPTFMAAVSHIHLSAQELAAKLRNCRPAIIARIQDERVCLDFRTIEEPELGEMVKGLMAIEQENKVGY, encoded by the coding sequence ATGAAACAATATTTGCGCCAGCTTCCGCCGGTACATGAACTGCAAAAAGACAAACGCTTTACGGAATTTCTCAACGAGTTTCGGCTGACTGCTGAACAGGCGACAAGGTTCATCCAGCAGGAACTCCGCGATTTGCGCGAAGAGGTATTGAGCGGCCAGTTGGCATTTGCGCCTTCTGCCGAAAACTTCACCAATGTCATTTTCGGAAATGCTTCCCAAAAAGCACGGAAGTGGAATGATGACCGCTTGATGCGGGTCATTAACGCCACTGGAACGGTTCTGCACACCAATCTGGGGCGTTCGCGGCTGAGTGAGCGGGCTGTTGCCCATGTCACCAAGGCGGCACGCAATTATTCGAATTTGGAGTATCAGATTGATGAAGGCAAGCGCGGCTCCCGCCACGACATCATTGAAGATTTGCTGAGGGAAGTGACCGGGGCTGAAGCAGCGATGGTGGTCAACAATAACGCGGCGGCAGTGTTTTTGGTATTGAGTGCGCTTGCGAAAAACAAAGAAGTGGTGGTGTCGCGCGGCCAGCTCGTTGAAATCGGCGGCTCTTTCCGGATTTCGTCGATCATGGAAGAAAGCGGTGCGCGTCTGGTGGAAGTGGGAACGACCAATAAAACACATTTGGCCGACTACGAAACCGCCCTTACGGAAGAAACTGCCATGATGATGAAAGTCCACACCAGCAACTTCCTGATCACCGGCTTTACGGAAACGGTGGAGACCGCTGCACTTGCCGAGTTGAAGCGTCGCTACGCGGGAATCGTGTTTTATGAAGACTTGGGAAGCGGTGCGCTTTACGACTTCAAAAAATACGGCATTGGCGACGAACCGCTCGTGCAGGAAGTCATCGCTTCAGGTGTTGACCTCGTGTCTTTCAGCGGCGACAAGCTGCTTGGCGGACCGCAGGCCGGCATCATTGCCGGGAAAAAAGAACTGATTGACCGGCTGAAAAAACATCAGCTGGCGCGGGTGCTGCGCGTCGACAAACTGACTTTTGCGGCACTCGAGGAAACCTTGAAGACTTATGTCATCGGGGAAGCCGCGGCGATGGAATTGCCGACAGTCCGAGATGTCATTCGGACGCCGGAAGAAATCCGTCTCCAAGCGGAAGCCTTTATTGCCGAGATGGAAGCAAAAACGTCCGCTTACCGCCTGTATTTGAAAGAAAGCACCTCCCAGGTCGGCGGCGGTACGATGCCAGGCGTGGAACTGCCGACATTCATGGCAGCCGTGTCGCATATTCACTTATCGGCTCAGGAGCTGGCTGCGAAACTGCGGAATTGCCGGCCGGCTATCATTGCCCGGATTCAGGACGAACGGGTTTGCCTCGACTTCCGTACCATCGAAGAACCGGAACTGGGCGAAATGGTAAAAGGGTTAATGGCGATTGAGCAGGAAAACAAAGTCGGGTATTGA
- the selB gene encoding selenocysteine-specific translation elongation factor, with product MDETYFTIGMAGHIDHGKTTLTKALTNVDTDRLKEEKERGISIEPGYAPLQTEDGAHVSIVDVPGHERFIRQMIAGVAGIDLVILVVAADEGVMPQTEEHLEILQFLGIEHCIVAISKIDRVDEDMLELVTEDIQDRLTGTIFDGAPYVAVDSLSGKGLDELKETIFRELKKVKFRDAYGSFRLPIDQVFTVQGQGTVVRGTIYEGVVQQGSQLTLLPKGLKVKARQIQVHHEEQTQARAGQRTAINLGGIDKADVTRGDVLVASDHFVVTDTIDVALRVIDADFTPLKQRSPVKVHVGTSEVMGTIVFFDRNDLAPAQEEVLCQLRLDEEIVVRRGDRFILRRPTPVETLGGGWVIQPKGVKYRFGNETMEMLQSRKEGTPQDLVEDALDKHVILELQQLIQHTSLDEHVLLDTIASRIEEGRFLEVAPKRYSLTKTLAKITDDMAARLANYHEEFPMRAGIGKAELVQSLSAGYPKPFIEYSLTAFSGGGGIKKTGQFVALASFEPHLPKKWKTRMENIIAALERDGLKVKKWDEYFEGTPLPKNDIPELTLYLLNTQQAYRLLDDTLIHRTAFEEAVGKLRNGTEQAFGLKEAKDALDVSRKYLIPFLELLDGLNLTERREEQRHWTAGANQEQ from the coding sequence ATGGACGAGACTTATTTTACAATCGGCATGGCCGGGCATATTGACCACGGCAAAACCACATTGACAAAAGCGCTGACAAACGTCGATACCGACCGGCTGAAAGAAGAAAAAGAGCGCGGTATTTCCATCGAACCCGGCTATGCACCTCTTCAGACCGAAGACGGTGCCCATGTCTCGATTGTTGACGTCCCCGGGCATGAGCGGTTTATTCGCCAAATGATCGCTGGCGTAGCCGGCATTGATTTGGTAATTCTTGTTGTGGCAGCGGATGAAGGGGTCATGCCGCAGACCGAAGAGCATCTTGAAATTCTCCAGTTTCTCGGCATCGAACACTGCATCGTCGCCATTTCGAAAATCGACCGGGTCGATGAAGACATGCTGGAACTGGTGACAGAAGACATTCAGGACCGGCTGACAGGAACGATTTTTGACGGGGCGCCTTATGTCGCAGTCGACAGCTTATCCGGCAAAGGCCTCGATGAACTGAAAGAAACGATTTTCCGTGAATTAAAGAAAGTAAAATTCCGCGATGCCTACGGGTCGTTCCGGCTCCCGATTGACCAGGTGTTTACAGTCCAGGGCCAGGGCACAGTGGTTCGCGGGACCATATATGAAGGCGTTGTCCAGCAAGGCAGCCAGTTGACGCTGCTTCCAAAAGGCTTGAAAGTGAAGGCGCGCCAAATTCAGGTTCATCACGAAGAACAGACGCAGGCGCGCGCGGGGCAGCGGACAGCCATCAATTTGGGCGGCATCGACAAGGCGGACGTCACACGCGGTGATGTGCTTGTCGCTTCCGACCATTTCGTTGTAACCGATACGATTGATGTGGCGCTTCGGGTAATTGACGCCGATTTCACGCCGCTTAAGCAGCGTTCCCCGGTAAAGGTCCATGTCGGCACTTCCGAAGTCATGGGCACGATCGTCTTTTTCGACCGCAACGACCTGGCGCCGGCGCAGGAAGAAGTGCTGTGCCAGCTCCGGCTTGATGAAGAAATTGTCGTGCGGCGGGGAGACCGCTTTATTCTGCGGCGGCCGACACCGGTGGAAACGCTCGGCGGCGGCTGGGTGATTCAGCCAAAAGGCGTGAAGTACCGCTTTGGCAATGAAACCATGGAGATGCTGCAGTCGAGAAAAGAAGGCACGCCGCAAGACTTAGTGGAAGATGCGTTAGACAAGCATGTCATCCTGGAACTTCAGCAGCTGATTCAGCACACTTCACTTGATGAGCATGTGCTTTTGGATACGATTGCTTCCAGAATCGAAGAAGGGCGCTTTTTGGAAGTGGCTCCGAAACGATACAGCCTAACGAAAACGCTGGCGAAAATCACGGACGATATGGCGGCGCGCCTTGCCAATTACCATGAAGAATTTCCGATGCGAGCGGGCATCGGCAAAGCGGAACTGGTCCAGTCGCTCAGTGCCGGTTACCCGAAACCGTTTATTGAATACAGCTTAACGGCATTCAGCGGCGGAGGCGGCATCAAGAAAACCGGCCAGTTCGTGGCGCTGGCTTCTTTTGAACCGCATTTGCCGAAGAAGTGGAAGACGCGCATGGAAAATATTATCGCAGCGCTGGAAAGAGACGGACTGAAAGTGAAAAAGTGGGACGAATATTTTGAAGGCACGCCGCTTCCGAAAAACGACATCCCTGAACTGACGCTTTATTTATTGAATACCCAGCAGGCTTACCGTCTGCTTGACGATACCTTGATCCACCGGACAGCTTTTGAAGAAGCAGTCGGAAAATTGCGGAACGGGACAGAACAGGCATTTGGCCTGAAAGAAGCTAAAGATGCGCTCGATGTCTCCAGAAAATATTTGATTCCATTTTTGGAACTGCTGGATGGCCTAAACCTGACAGAACGCCGGGAAGAACAACGCCATTGGACTGCTGGAGCGAATCAAGAGCAATAA
- a CDS encoding glycosyltransferase family 4 protein, giving the protein MKIVLAAPNYPQPRGNTVTVRRMAANLEQLGIETQIVSTTGENRAASLPSADLIHGFHAYYFHQFLQGLDDLTVPYIITMTGTDLNVDLFDSQKRDGVLSALAGAKAIHVFDQSAQDLLLKEAPEFQGKVFPIAQGASSFPKDSPLFQKEDGTFLFVLPAGIRQVKNIPFAIQSLEKLQQTYPHLRLWLVGPVLEETEAEIVFALAEKHAGWIRYLGELPHEQMGAVYRQADAVLNTSLSEGQPAAILEAMGSGLPVLVSDVQGNNGMVEHGRTGYLYNGQTEFLEYAEQLMNNKEVRKRIGQQAKHYAAVRHSALHEAEALLKIYRRIVE; this is encoded by the coding sequence ATGAAGATTGTACTGGCCGCACCAAACTATCCGCAGCCGCGCGGCAACACGGTAACGGTTCGCCGAATGGCCGCCAATCTGGAACAGCTCGGGATTGAAACGCAGATTGTGTCGACTACCGGAGAAAATCGGGCGGCCTCTCTTCCTTCTGCAGACCTGATCCATGGGTTCCACGCGTATTATTTCCATCAGTTCCTGCAGGGTCTGGATGACTTGACGGTCCCTTATATCATTACGATGACCGGCACAGATTTAAACGTGGATTTATTTGATTCCCAAAAGCGCGATGGCGTATTATCCGCGCTTGCCGGCGCAAAAGCGATCCACGTATTCGACCAATCTGCGCAGGACTTGCTGCTGAAGGAAGCACCGGAATTTCAAGGAAAGGTTTTCCCGATTGCGCAAGGGGCCAGCAGTTTTCCAAAAGACAGTCCGCTTTTCCAAAAGGAAGACGGAACGTTTTTATTCGTTCTGCCTGCAGGCATCCGGCAAGTAAAAAATATTCCGTTCGCCATCCAGTCGTTGGAAAAGCTTCAACAAACCTATCCCCATCTCCGGCTTTGGCTGGTGGGGCCGGTGCTGGAAGAAACCGAAGCCGAAATCGTGTTTGCTCTGGCCGAAAAGCATGCCGGCTGGATCCGCTATCTCGGTGAACTGCCCCATGAACAAATGGGTGCTGTCTACCGGCAAGCGGACGCGGTATTGAATACGTCGCTGTCGGAAGGCCAGCCGGCTGCCATTCTCGAAGCGATGGGCTCCGGGCTGCCGGTGCTGGTTTCCGATGTCCAGGGCAATAACGGAATGGTTGAGCATGGCAGAACCGGGTACTTGTACAATGGCCAGACTGAATTTCTGGAGTATGCCGAGCAATTGATGAATAATAAGGAAGTGCGGAAGCGGATCGGCCAGCAAGCGAAGCATTATGCAGCTGTCCGGCATTCCGCTTTGCATGAAGCGGAAGCGCTGCTGAAGATTTACAGGCGCATCGTGGAATAA
- the selD gene encoding selenide, water dikinase SelD — translation MTEKDMVKLTSLSSKGGUGCKIGPEDLAQVLRHLPRNVEDPNLLVGLDTADDAGVYKISDEVALVQTLDFFTPIVDDPYMFGQIGAANSLSDVYAMGGKPLTVMNIVAFPINTLDKSILADILAGASDKVKESGATLVGGHSIDDQEPKFGLSVTGTIHPDRIRSNAGARPGDRLILTKPIGVGILTTAIKQGILEEDDLNEVMNVMATLNKAAAEAMDSYTVNACTDITGFGLLGHTMEIAKGGNVGVTISNKDVPVLSKAKELAEKHIIPGGTYKNHSWLAPDIDYDDSISKLDQLILCDAVTSGGLLISLPADEAEALQRDLQERNVQSSIIGEVTSENAGRIHVI, via the coding sequence ATGACTGAAAAAGATATGGTTAAATTAACGTCTTTATCATCTAAAGGTGGTTGAGGCTGCAAAATTGGTCCTGAGGACCTGGCGCAGGTTCTGCGTCATTTACCGAGAAATGTAGAAGACCCTAATTTGCTTGTCGGACTGGATACAGCCGACGATGCAGGTGTTTATAAAATCAGCGATGAAGTCGCACTTGTCCAGACACTGGATTTCTTCACGCCAATCGTGGACGATCCGTATATGTTCGGGCAAATCGGCGCGGCCAATTCACTGAGCGACGTTTATGCGATGGGCGGCAAGCCGTTGACCGTCATGAACATTGTTGCTTTCCCGATCAACACACTTGATAAAAGCATCCTGGCCGATATTTTGGCCGGCGCTTCCGATAAAGTGAAAGAATCGGGGGCCACGCTTGTCGGCGGGCATTCGATTGATGACCAAGAGCCGAAGTTCGGCCTTTCCGTCACTGGAACCATCCATCCGGACCGCATCCGTTCAAACGCCGGTGCGCGTCCAGGGGACCGCTTGATCCTGACAAAACCGATCGGCGTTGGCATCCTGACGACTGCCATTAAACAAGGCATTCTGGAAGAAGACGATTTGAACGAAGTGATGAATGTGATGGCGACGCTGAACAAAGCCGCGGCGGAAGCCATGGATTCTTACACGGTCAATGCCTGCACCGATATCACCGGTTTCGGCCTTCTCGGCCATACGATGGAAATCGCTAAAGGCGGAAACGTCGGCGTGACCATTTCGAACAAAGATGTTCCCGTGCTTTCCAAAGCGAAAGAACTGGCTGAAAAGCATATCATTCCAGGCGGAACTTACAAAAACCACAGCTGGCTGGCACCAGACATCGATTACGATGACAGCATCAGCAAGCTCGACCAATTGATCTTGTGCGACGCTGTTACATCCGGCGGATTGCTGATTTCCCTGCCGGCTGACGAAGCGGAAGCATTGCAGCGCGATTTGCAGGAACGCAACGTCCAATCTTCCATTATCGGCGAAGTCACCAGCGAAAATGCAGGACGCATTCACGTGATTTAA